The following proteins come from a genomic window of Halorussus halophilus:
- a CDS encoding bifunctional metallophosphatase/5'-nucleotidase, which produces MTLRILHYSDVENAYDDPDRIGRLAGLLETERDENTLVVGSGDNTGPGVLSLVEDGAQALDFFDAIRPDAETFGNHDFDHGPDRTRELVEASPQTWVSANVREARTSEASEGLDAERRSRGADESGTRFAAEQGVEPWTLAETVEDRVAFVGVTTPHTPEMTPEAAGLEFTHPVDEVQEHLPEMTEQADYVVVLAHLTDAEPLAELDGVDAVLSGHTHEQEVEYVDGTPIVRPGVNGAHVSELTLGEDARATHLTVADAPIEQSVADALSARVSSSGLDEIVATVENPVERTEEASFVGESRFGNFVADAYRWAARADVGICSAGGARTGGPLVGDVTAIDLVAIAPFDQALVVGELDGERLRETFEQLRLRELHADAPAHYVGHVSGATLRWQDGDLVDARVGGEALSADRTYTLATDSYLFETDHLLPAVGPADEIRSHGRHYEAFVEYARETGVAPEIEGRIRLE; this is translated from the coding sequence ATGACCCTCCGCATTCTCCACTACTCGGACGTGGAGAACGCATACGACGACCCCGATCGAATCGGCCGCCTCGCCGGACTCCTCGAAACCGAGCGCGACGAGAACACCCTCGTCGTCGGCTCCGGCGACAACACCGGCCCCGGCGTCCTCTCGCTGGTCGAAGACGGAGCGCAAGCACTCGACTTCTTCGACGCGATCCGACCCGACGCCGAGACGTTCGGCAACCACGACTTCGACCACGGTCCCGACCGGACCCGCGAGTTGGTCGAAGCGTCGCCCCAAACGTGGGTGAGCGCGAATGTCCGCGAGGCGCGAACGAGCGAAGCAAGTGAGGGCCTCGATGCGGAACGGCGAAGCCGTGGAGCAGACGAATCAGGCACCCGATTCGCGGCCGAACAGGGCGTCGAACCGTGGACGCTCGCCGAAACAGTCGAAGACCGAGTCGCCTTCGTCGGCGTCACGACGCCCCACACGCCCGAGATGACACCCGAAGCGGCAGGTCTCGAATTCACACATCCCGTCGATGAAGTCCAAGAACACCTGCCGGAGATGACCGAGCAGGCGGACTACGTTGTCGTCCTCGCTCACCTCACGGACGCCGAACCGCTGGCTGAACTCGACGGCGTCGATGCCGTCCTCTCGGGGCACACCCACGAGCAGGAAGTCGAGTACGTCGATGGAACGCCAATCGTCCGACCGGGTGTCAACGGGGCGCACGTCTCCGAACTCACGCTCGGCGAGGACGCACGAGCCACCCATCTCACTGTCGCAGATGCCCCCATCGAGCAGTCGGTCGCCGACGCACTCTCCGCGCGCGTCTCTTCCTCGGGGTTAGACGAGATCGTCGCTACCGTCGAAAACCCGGTCGAACGCACCGAGGAAGCCAGCTTCGTCGGCGAGTCGCGCTTCGGCAACTTCGTCGCCGACGCCTACCGATGGGCCGCACGAGCGGACGTAGGAATCTGTTCGGCGGGCGGTGCGCGAACCGGCGGCCCCCTCGTCGGAGACGTGACGGCCATCGACCTCGTGGCAATCGCGCCGTTCGACCAAGCACTGGTCGTCGGCGAACTCGACGGCGAGCGACTGCGCGAGACGTTCGAACAGTTGCGGCTTCGCGAGTTGCACGCGGACGCTCCGGCCCACTACGTCGGCCACGTCAGCGGCGCGACCCTTCGCTGGCAGGACGGGGACTTAGTAGACGCCCGCGTCGGCGGCGAAGCACTCTCCGCAGACCGCACGTACACGCTCGCCACCGACTCGTATCTCTTCGAGACTGACCACCTACTCCCGGCGGTCGGTCCCGCCGACGAGATTCGAAGCCACGGCCGTCACTACGAGGCGTTCGTGGAGTACGCCCGCGAGACGGGTGTCGCGCCGGAAATCGAGGGGCGGATTCGGCTAGAGTAG
- a CDS encoding DUF5816 domain-containing protein, translating to MDAITTTDGETVYVSRDEARTGSKDPFFVVYSDESGETRYGYYCEFCERIDNAMDSMGRIECNVCGNIRKPTEWDAAHE from the coding sequence ATGGACGCTATCACGACGACCGACGGCGAGACGGTGTACGTCTCCCGTGACGAGGCACGGACCGGCTCGAAGGACCCGTTCTTCGTCGTCTACAGCGACGAAAGCGGCGAGACTCGGTACGGCTACTACTGTGAGTTCTGCGAGCGAATCGACAACGCGATGGATTCGATGGGGCGAATCGAGTGTAACGTCTGTGGGAACATTCGGAAGCCGACCGAGTGGGACGCCGCCCACGAGTAG
- a CDS encoding DUF7116 family protein encodes MAPVNTPPVEQARSIFSDLGYTVSGDGDEFRAERKWRVVRVTAASESIETPDDGELRCFVTWEDCAPKLRRRLRRADPDYEWAIIEIRDGGDYEVTRAPPSVQQAV; translated from the coding sequence ATGGCCCCTGTTAACACACCGCCAGTCGAACAGGCCCGGTCTATTTTCAGCGACTTAGGATACACCGTGTCGGGCGACGGCGACGAATTCCGGGCCGAACGGAAGTGGCGAGTCGTACGGGTGACGGCGGCGTCCGAATCTATCGAGACGCCAGATGACGGGGAGTTACGATGCTTCGTAACCTGGGAAGACTGCGCACCGAAGTTGCGACGACGGCTTCGACGGGCAGACCCGGACTACGAATGGGCAATCATCGAAATCCGGGACGGTGGCGACTACGAGGTGACTCGCGCACCGCCTAGCGTTCAGCAAGCGGTATAG
- a CDS encoding pyridoxal-phosphate-dependent aminotransferase family protein — MPEKPDVGELTPPDRTLMGPGPSEVHPRVLRAMSTPLVGHLDPSFIDIMNDVQDLLRYTFRTDNQWTIPVSGTGSAAMEAAIGNVVEPGDTMLVPTNGYFGGRMEQMATRAGGEVVHVDAPWGEPLDPADVQDAFDEHQPDVFGFVHAETSTGVLQPQVPELTSIAHDHDAFVIADTVTSLGGVELKVDEWDIDVAYSGPQKCLSCPPGASPLTLSDRVMDKVLSREEPARSWYLDLSLLEGYWGSDRSYHHTAPITNVYALREALRLVAEEGIENRWERHHEMAGALKAGVEAMGGEMNAPEEFWLPSLNAVKVPAGVTDTDVTDYLIDQYDLEIATGLGDLDGDIFRIGCMGYSARPGNVSYLMGALGDALDSQGADVDVEAGLAATAAKLGEQ, encoded by the coding sequence ATGCCGGAGAAACCAGACGTTGGCGAGTTGACGCCGCCCGACCGGACGCTGATGGGACCAGGACCGAGCGAGGTCCACCCCCGCGTGCTGCGCGCGATGAGTACGCCGCTGGTCGGACACTTGGACCCCTCGTTCATCGACATCATGAACGACGTGCAGGACCTCCTGCGGTACACGTTCCGCACGGACAACCAGTGGACGATTCCCGTCTCAGGAACTGGCTCCGCCGCGATGGAGGCCGCAATCGGCAACGTAGTCGAACCGGGCGACACGATGCTCGTGCCGACGAATGGCTACTTCGGCGGGCGAATGGAGCAGATGGCGACCCGCGCGGGCGGCGAAGTCGTCCACGTGGACGCACCGTGGGGCGAACCGCTGGACCCCGCGGACGTACAGGACGCCTTCGACGAGCATCAGCCAGACGTGTTCGGCTTCGTCCACGCCGAGACGAGTACCGGGGTCCTGCAACCGCAGGTCCCGGAACTCACCAGCATCGCGCACGACCACGACGCGTTCGTGATTGCCGACACCGTGACCTCACTGGGTGGCGTCGAACTGAAAGTGGACGAGTGGGACATCGACGTGGCGTACTCTGGCCCGCAGAAGTGCCTGTCGTGCCCGCCGGGAGCGAGTCCGCTCACGCTTTCGGACCGCGTGATGGACAAAGTACTGTCCCGCGAGGAACCTGCCCGCTCGTGGTACCTCGACCTCTCCCTGCTGGAGGGCTACTGGGGGAGCGACCGCTCGTACCACCACACGGCACCGATTACGAACGTCTACGCGCTTCGGGAAGCGCTCAGACTCGTTGCGGAGGAGGGCATCGAGAACCGCTGGGAGCGCCACCACGAGATGGCAGGTGCCCTCAAAGCGGGCGTCGAAGCCATGGGCGGCGAGATGAACGCACCCGAGGAGTTCTGGCTCCCGAGTCTGAACGCGGTGAAAGTCCCGGCGGGCGTCACCGACACCGACGTGACGGACTACCTCATCGACCAATACGACCTCGAAATCGCAACCGGGCTGGGCGACTTGGACGGCGACATCTTCCGCATCGGCTGTATGGGCTACTCCGCGCGGCCGGGCAACGTCTCGTACCTGATGGGCGCGCTCGGCGATGCGCTGGACTCGCAGGGCGCGGACGTTGACGTGGAGGCCGGATTAGCCGCGACGGCGGCGAAACTGGGCGAACAGTAG
- a CDS encoding metal-dependent hydrolase — protein MMVGHAMLAFAVAATLGTRLGYSNDRALALGVVAGAFAAVPDVDMVYAFVGVAKVGFGGVWQMTNAFWGSSTVVHRAVTHSLVVGAIAAVAFAFSPVERGRPIAAILLASLVAVAFFESGLLGATVMFAFVFAGVVVSLLAIEFADAGPRAMLATALVGLLSHPFGDLFTGTPPQFFYPFEWALFADRLALLADPTLNLLAIFLLELSTIWLAGSVYLRLTDQRLATHVDTRAAGGVAYAIAAVVLPAPTLDVSYHFVFSVLAVGVVGVAPRFHPAARPVLSADWNDALTWSLTGLAAVSFATVAYTAVYLLM, from the coding sequence ATGATGGTCGGGCACGCGATGTTGGCGTTTGCCGTCGCAGCGACGCTTGGGACCCGATTGGGATACTCGAACGACCGAGCGCTCGCGCTCGGCGTCGTCGCCGGAGCGTTCGCGGCAGTGCCGGACGTGGACATGGTCTATGCGTTCGTCGGCGTCGCCAAGGTCGGATTCGGCGGCGTCTGGCAGATGACGAACGCCTTCTGGGGGAGTTCGACCGTGGTCCACCGCGCAGTGACCCATTCGCTGGTCGTGGGCGCAATCGCCGCCGTCGCGTTCGCGTTCAGTCCTGTCGAGCGCGGCCGCCCGATTGCCGCCATTCTCCTCGCCTCCCTGGTCGCCGTGGCGTTCTTCGAGAGCGGTCTGCTCGGCGCGACGGTGATGTTCGCGTTCGTCTTCGCGGGGGTCGTCGTCTCGCTTCTGGCCATCGAGTTCGCCGATGCCGGACCGCGTGCGATGCTCGCTACTGCGCTCGTCGGCCTGCTCTCACACCCGTTCGGCGACCTCTTTACGGGCACGCCACCGCAGTTTTTCTATCCATTCGAGTGGGCGCTGTTCGCCGACCGACTCGCTCTGCTCGCCGACCCGACACTGAACTTGCTGGCGATTTTCCTGTTAGAACTGTCCACGATTTGGCTGGCAGGCTCCGTCTACCTCCGACTGACAGACCAGCGACTCGCGACCCACGTCGATACCCGCGCCGCCGGAGGAGTCGCCTACGCCATCGCGGCAGTCGTCCTGCCCGCGCCGACGCTCGACGTGTCGTACCACTTCGTCTTTTCAGTGCTTGCAGTCGGCGTCGTCGGCGTCGCCCCTCGGTTCCATCCCGCCGCGAGACCGGTTCTTTCCGCCGATTGGAACGACGCGCTCACGTGGTCGCTGACCGGCTTGGCGGCGGTGAGTTTCGCCACGGTGGCGTACACTGCTGTCTATCTACTGATGTGA
- a CDS encoding dodecin, protein MVFKKITLIGTSSESFDAAADDAIDRAEKTLNNVKWIEVDELGVEIASVEGREYQAEVTVAFELEE, encoded by the coding sequence ATGGTATTCAAGAAGATTACCCTCATCGGAACGAGTAGCGAGAGCTTCGACGCGGCGGCGGACGACGCCATCGACCGGGCGGAGAAGACGCTGAACAACGTCAAGTGGATCGAAGTGGACGAACTCGGCGTCGAAATCGCAAGCGTCGAAGGCAGAGAGTATCAAGCCGAGGTGACGGTGGCGTTCGAGTTAGAGGAGTAG
- a CDS encoding HesB/IscA family protein, whose protein sequence is MSTDSASGDATPQIEVTEDAAERALGLLDEEGMDTDKSGLRLFVQQGGCAGLSYGMRFDDEPEEDDTVYEHHGLRVFVDPASMNYIEGSIVDFETGLQGAGFNVENPNVVSECGCGESFRT, encoded by the coding sequence ATGAGTACTGATAGCGCGTCTGGCGACGCCACCCCACAAATCGAGGTGACCGAGGACGCCGCCGAGCGCGCGCTCGGCCTCCTCGACGAGGAAGGGATGGACACCGACAAATCGGGACTGCGACTGTTCGTCCAGCAGGGAGGCTGTGCCGGTCTCTCCTACGGCATGCGATTCGACGACGAACCGGAAGAGGACGACACGGTCTACGAACATCACGGGCTTCGCGTGTTCGTGGACCCCGCGAGCATGAACTACATCGAAGGGAGCATCGTGGACTTCGAGACTGGCCTACAAGGCGCGGGCTTCAACGTCGAGAACCCCAACGTCGTGAGTGAGTGTGGCTGTGGCGAGAGTTTCCGGACCTAA
- a CDS encoding ATPase domain-containing protein: MSDERTSTGVRGLDIVLNGGLVSKKTYLLRGDAGAGKTLLGLQFLATGVENDETALCVHLKETKEELEQKAAAVDIDTDGIEFFDMRHDAPEIDGRVESFSPAVDDAELVGELSEKLSDLDPDRVVVDPVTRLRDLFSTDERFREEAIGLARHLRREGTTSLFSYRSAEHDTDLAPLSDGTIELHESARKRTLEVPKSAVAGARDGTHGMRISDDGFEVFPALEPEVHERDFDTEAISSGIPQLDKLLSGGIERGAVTVVAGPTGVGKTTLGTQFMKEAAGRGERSVIYMFEESTETFRERNAGINVPVGKMVEQGALHLEEIEPVKRSAVEFADMVRKEVTENDTDIVMIDGIDGFNVSLRDDRQNLVETIQALTRFLQNMGVTVIIISEHDSMTGDVQATGEGLSYLADNVVLLQHLELRGEIRKAIGVLKKRTSDYERMLREFHITENGVKVGKPMENLQGVLTGTPRIREESD, encoded by the coding sequence ATGTCCGACGAACGGACCTCGACCGGCGTTCGGGGCTTGGATATCGTCCTGAACGGCGGCCTCGTATCGAAGAAGACGTATCTGCTCCGGGGCGACGCCGGAGCGGGCAAGACGTTGCTGGGCTTGCAGTTCCTCGCCACTGGCGTCGAAAACGACGAGACTGCGCTCTGCGTTCACCTCAAAGAGACGAAGGAAGAACTCGAACAGAAAGCCGCCGCGGTCGACATCGACACCGACGGCATCGAGTTCTTCGACATGCGCCACGACGCGCCCGAAATCGACGGACGCGTCGAATCGTTCTCCCCCGCCGTAGACGACGCCGAACTGGTCGGAGAACTCTCCGAGAAACTCTCGGACCTCGACCCCGACCGCGTCGTCGTAGACCCCGTCACGCGACTCCGGGACCTCTTTTCGACCGACGAACGGTTCCGAGAGGAGGCCATCGGCCTCGCGCGTCATCTCCGCCGTGAGGGCACGACGAGCCTGTTTAGCTACCGCTCGGCCGAACACGACACCGACCTCGCGCCGCTTTCTGATGGCACCATCGAACTCCACGAGAGTGCGCGCAAACGGACGCTCGAAGTCCCCAAGTCTGCCGTGGCGGGTGCCCGCGACGGGACCCACGGGATGCGGATCTCCGACGACGGATTCGAGGTGTTCCCCGCACTCGAACCGGAAGTTCACGAGCGCGATTTCGATACCGAAGCGATTTCGTCGGGGATTCCGCAACTCGACAAACTGCTCAGCGGCGGCATCGAGCGCGGTGCGGTCACTGTCGTCGCCGGACCGACCGGCGTCGGCAAGACGACCCTCGGCACGCAGTTCATGAAGGAGGCCGCCGGACGCGGCGAGCGGTCGGTCATCTACATGTTCGAAGAATCGACCGAGACGTTCCGCGAGCGCAACGCGGGCATCAACGTCCCGGTCGGGAAGATGGTCGAACAGGGTGCGCTCCACTTAGAAGAGATAGAACCGGTCAAACGCTCGGCGGTGGAGTTCGCCGACATGGTTCGCAAGGAAGTCACGGAGAACGACACCGACATCGTGATGATAGACGGCATCGACGGCTTCAACGTCTCACTCCGGGACGACCGGCAGAACCTCGTGGAGACGATTCAGGCACTCACTCGCTTCCTCCAGAACATGGGCGTCACGGTCATCATCATCTCCGAACACGACTCGATGACTGGCGACGTGCAGGCGACCGGCGAGGGGCTAAGCTACCTCGCGGACAACGTCGTCCTGCTCCAACATCTCGAACTGCGCGGCGAGATTCGGAAGGCCATCGGCGTGCTGAAAAAGCGCACCAGTGACTACGAGCGCATGCTCCGGGAGTTCCACATTACCGAAAACGGCGTGAAGGTCGGCAAGCCGATGGAGAACCTCCAAGGCGTGCTGACCGGGACACCGCGAATCCGAGAGGAGTCGGACTGA
- the hisD gene encoding histidinol dehydrogenase, with product MNVQATADLGPDRRRSLFDRDAGIEGVREDVAEIVSKVRQEGDVAVREFCKEFDGVSVGNLEISDAAERAYEELDDETREAIETAAENVREFHEAQMPDDWTEEFSEGRELGRRFRPIERVGVYVPGGAAAYPSSAIMGVVPAKVAGVEQVAVATPPADEINPVTLAAIHATGADKVYSVGGAQAVSALAYGTEQVDRVQKIVGPGNKWVTAAKAEVQGDVAIDFLAGPSELLVLADETANPKFVAADLLAQAEHDPNAAVAAVADSEEVAEEILEAIESQIESRERAEVIEEALDNDASGVFYSRSPSEAILFAEEYAAEHLSIQTENPDSVLDRVDSAGSVFLGPYTPVAAGDYASGTNHVLPTNGLAKITGGLSVDTFLRSTTVQRLDEDALSELSDTVTTLAEAEGLEGHAESVRKRFED from the coding sequence ATGAACGTGCAAGCCACCGCAGACCTCGGGCCAGACCGGCGGCGGTCGCTGTTCGACCGCGACGCCGGAATCGAGGGCGTCCGCGAGGACGTGGCCGAAATCGTCTCGAAGGTACGCCAAGAGGGCGACGTAGCCGTCCGAGAGTTCTGCAAGGAGTTCGACGGCGTTTCTGTCGGGAATCTCGAAATCTCTGACGCCGCAGAGCGCGCCTACGAAGAGTTGGACGACGAAACGCGCGAGGCAATCGAGACTGCTGCGGAGAACGTCCGGGAGTTCCACGAAGCCCAGATGCCCGACGACTGGACCGAGGAGTTCTCCGAAGGCCGAGAACTCGGCCGCCGGTTCCGACCAATCGAGCGCGTCGGCGTCTACGTCCCCGGCGGCGCGGCGGCCTACCCATCCAGCGCCATCATGGGCGTCGTGCCCGCGAAGGTCGCAGGCGTCGAGCAGGTCGCCGTGGCGACTCCCCCGGCGGACGAAATCAACCCCGTCACGCTCGCCGCGATTCACGCCACTGGCGCGGACAAGGTGTACAGCGTCGGCGGCGCGCAGGCAGTGTCTGCGCTGGCCTACGGCACCGAACAGGTAGACCGCGTGCAGAAAATCGTCGGGCCGGGCAACAAGTGGGTCACTGCGGCGAAGGCCGAGGTGCAGGGCGACGTGGCAATCGACTTCCTCGCGGGACCGAGCGAGTTGCTCGTACTCGCCGACGAGACCGCGAACCCCAAATTCGTCGCCGCCGACCTGCTTGCGCAGGCAGAACACGACCCGAACGCGGCAGTTGCGGCAGTCGCCGACAGCGAGGAGGTTGCCGAAGAAATCCTCGAAGCAATCGAGTCACAAATCGAGTCGCGCGAACGAGCCGAAGTCATCGAAGAGGCGCTGGACAACGACGCAAGCGGCGTCTTCTACTCGCGCTCGCCCAGCGAGGCGATTCTGTTCGCCGAGGAGTACGCCGCCGAACACCTCTCGATTCAGACCGAGAACCCCGATTCCGTGCTGGACAGAGTCGATAGCGCGGGGAGCGTCTTCCTCGGTCCCTACACTCCGGTCGCCGCGGGCGACTACGCCAGCGGGACGAACCACGTCCTGCCGACGAACGGACTGGCGAAGATTACAGGCGGCCTCTCGGTCGATACCTTCCTGCGCTCCACGACCGTCCAGCGACTGGACGAGGACGCGCTGTCGGAACTGAGCGACACAGTCACCACGCTCGCGGAGGCCGAAGGCCTGGAAGGCCACGCCGAGAGCGTTCGCAAGCGGTTCGAGGACTGA